A region of Candidatus Paceibacterota bacterium DNA encodes the following proteins:
- a CDS encoding S1 RNA-binding domain-containing protein produces the protein MIETKDATPEKTQDDAPKGGAKSVMSDLLAKVPNPPVAGDLIEGPVIAIERSHIYINLAPFGTGIIYGREFMNARDILRKVNVGDSIAAKVVDTEGLHGYIELSLKEARQALIWEEAEEAITHKTILELPVKDANKGGLIIEWQGIPGFLPASQLKAEHYPRVEHGDKERILEELRRLIGTKLAVSIITADPKENKLIFSEKDQLEESKVALTKEYELGDVVEGEVTGVVEFGIFVKLREGLEGLVHISEIDWALVEDPHTLFTVGDKVNVKVIDIQDGKVSLSIKALKENPWKEAGSKYKKGDIVDGVIIKYNKHGALASIEEGVAGLVHVSEFETETNLHQTLELGKTYKLAITLFEPEEQRMTLSYKQANE, from the coding sequence ATGATAGAAACAAAAGATGCGACGCCTGAGAAGACTCAGGACGACGCACCAAAAGGAGGAGCAAAGTCGGTAATGTCCGACCTTCTCGCGAAAGTGCCCAACCCACCAGTGGCGGGCGACCTGATTGAAGGACCGGTTATCGCTATCGAGCGATCGCACATCTATATCAACCTCGCACCATTTGGTACGGGGATTATCTATGGTCGCGAGTTCATGAATGCGCGTGATATCTTGCGGAAAGTGAATGTTGGCGACAGTATCGCTGCAAAGGTAGTCGATACTGAGGGGCTTCACGGTTACATTGAGCTCTCACTCAAGGAAGCGCGCCAAGCGCTCATCTGGGAAGAGGCTGAGGAAGCAATCACACATAAGACAATACTTGAGCTTCCGGTGAAAGACGCCAACAAAGGCGGACTCATTATTGAATGGCAGGGAATCCCCGGATTTCTCCCCGCATCACAACTGAAAGCAGAGCACTATCCGCGTGTTGAGCACGGTGATAAGGAGCGGATTCTCGAAGAACTCCGCCGACTCATCGGCACAAAACTTGCCGTATCAATCATTACCGCTGATCCGAAAGAGAATAAATTGATCTTCTCGGAGAAAGACCAACTTGAAGAAAGCAAGGTGGCACTAACGAAAGAATACGAACTTGGTGATGTTGTTGAAGGTGAGGTGACTGGTGTTGTTGAGTTTGGTATCTTTGTGAAGCTTCGCGAAGGACTCGAGGGTCTTGTTCACATCTCTGAGATTGACTGGGCACTTGTTGAGGACCCACACACACTCTTCACTGTCGGGGACAAAGTCAACGTCAAAGTGATTGACATCCAAGACGGGAAAGTCTCGCTCTCGATCAAGGCACTCAAGGAAAACCCATGGAAGGAGGCCGGATCAAAATATAAGAAGGGCGACATTGTAGATGGAGTGATCATCAAATACAACAAACATGGCGCACTTGCTTCTATCGAGGAGGGAGTCGCAGGGTTGGTTCATGTCTCAGAATTTGAGACTGAGACAAACCTCCATCAGACTCTTGAGCTCGGTAAGACATATAAGCTCGCAATCACACTCTTCGAGCCAGAAGAGCAGCGCATGACGCTCTCGTACAAACAAGCAAACGAGTAG
- the lepB gene encoding signal peptidase I, translating to MFGEHIHNDQSHNLDAPPTSTPAAPQPPQAEHTTKKEDTLFEILKIVFLAVLIVVPIRVFIAQPFVVSGASMDPTFENGEYIIVDQLSYNFNQPKRGDVIVFRFPLEPSKFFIKRIVGLPGEQLILQKKATIIINSEHPEGIIFNEPYVAPENMKTGSFSVVLGEGEYFVMGDNRAESSDSRSWGPINKEHIAGKAFIRLFPITHIDFLPGSIK from the coding sequence ATGTTTGGTGAACACATACACAATGATCAATCCCATAATCTTGATGCACCACCAACATCTACTCCCGCCGCTCCGCAACCTCCACAAGCTGAGCACACAACAAAAAAAGAGGATACCCTCTTTGAAATACTCAAGATTGTTTTTCTTGCTGTACTCATTGTCGTGCCGATCAGGGTCTTTATCGCACAACCGTTTGTAGTATCTGGCGCGTCGATGGACCCGACTTTTGAGAACGGCGAATATATTATCGTTGACCAACTCAGCTATAATTTTAATCAACCAAAACGTGGTGACGTCATTGTATTCCGCTTCCCGCTTGAACCGTCAAAATTCTTTATAAAGCGTATTGTAGGCCTTCCGGGAGAGCAACTCATTCTCCAAAAAAAGGCAACAATCATTATTAACAGTGAACACCCTGAAGGTATTATCTTTAACGAACCATATGTGGCACCCGAGAATATGAAGACCGGCTCGTTCTCTGTCGTACTCGGAGAGGGAGAATATTTCGTAATGGGCGACAATCGTGCGGAAAGTTCCGATTCACGCAGTTGGGGACCAATAAACAAAGAGCATATCGCGGGTAAAGCTTTTATTCGTCTCTTCCCGATTACGCACATCGATTTCCTGCCTGGGTCTATTAAGTAA
- the pth gene encoding aminoacyl-tRNA hydrolase — protein sequence MEYIIVGLGNTGEQYEDSRHNMGRIIVESLREKFNLPEWEEEKKKGALVSSGKMGKHTVTLVLPELLMNRSGSVIKNFATNKKKAERLVVVYDDIDLPFGVERVSFSRGPGGHRGVASVIKSLGTKDFIRLRIGVSPTTPKGTVKKPKGEEKVLDFLMGSFNKKERDMLPILARRASDIVGTIISHGHTQAMNRFN from the coding sequence ATGGAATACATAATAGTCGGTCTCGGCAACACGGGAGAACAGTATGAAGACTCACGACACAACATGGGGCGCATTATAGTTGAAAGTCTTCGTGAGAAATTTAATCTTCCGGAATGGGAGGAAGAAAAAAAGAAAGGCGCACTTGTTTCAAGTGGAAAGATGGGTAAACATACCGTCACACTGGTCTTGCCAGAACTCCTCATGAACCGATCGGGGAGCGTCATCAAGAATTTCGCCACCAATAAGAAAAAGGCGGAACGACTAGTGGTTGTGTATGACGACATTGACCTTCCTTTCGGTGTAGAGCGGGTCTCATTCTCGCGCGGCCCCGGTGGGCATCGCGGCGTTGCATCGGTTATCAAGAGCCTCGGTACAAAGGATTTCATTCGATTACGCATTGGCGTGTCTCCGACAACACCAAAGGGGACAGTTAAAAAACCAAAAGGAGAGGAGAAGGTGCTTGATTTTCTGATGGGGTCCTTTAATAAAAAAGAAAGAGATATGCTCCCGATTCTTGCACGGAGAGCTTCAGACATTGTTGGAACCATCATCTCACACGGACACACGCAGGCGATGAACCGGTTTAATTAA
- a CDS encoding FAD-dependent oxidoreductase → MYDLAIIGGGPGGIAAGVYASRKKLKTIFITEEWGGQSIVSEEIQNWIGDITVSGEELAKKLEGHLKAYADNIVDIVSEVRATSVEKRDDSFTIITSDGKTYNAKTVLITTGAHRRKLAAPGAEEFDNKGVTYCASCDGPLFSGQDVAVIGGGNAGFETAAQLLAYAKSVTLLHHRDEFKADPVTVERVLKRPNMKAITNAETTEVLGDTFVKGLKYKDTKTGEEHELAVTGVFVEIGFVPNTEFLKGVVDLDPVGRIKVDGKSQRSSLEGIWAAGDCSDALYHQNNIAAGDAIKALEDIYNYLNL, encoded by the coding sequence ATGTATGACCTCGCGATAATAGGAGGCGGGCCGGGCGGTATCGCTGCCGGAGTCTACGCTTCACGCAAAAAACTGAAAACTATCTTCATCACTGAAGAATGGGGTGGACAGAGTATCGTCTCAGAAGAAATACAAAACTGGATAGGTGATATCACCGTCTCCGGAGAAGAGCTCGCAAAGAAACTCGAAGGTCACCTGAAGGCGTATGCTGACAATATTGTCGATATCGTATCAGAAGTGCGCGCAACAAGTGTCGAGAAAAGAGATGATAGTTTTACAATCATCACTAGTGATGGAAAGACATACAACGCGAAGACTGTCCTCATCACAACCGGAGCACATCGGAGAAAACTCGCTGCACCCGGCGCAGAAGAATTTGATAACAAGGGAGTTACCTACTGTGCCTCTTGTGACGGGCCTCTTTTTTCGGGACAAGACGTCGCGGTGATTGGTGGTGGTAACGCAGGATTCGAGACCGCCGCACAGCTCCTCGCGTACGCAAAGAGTGTCACCCTTCTCCATCACCGAGATGAATTCAAAGCTGACCCGGTCACTGTTGAAAGGGTGCTAAAACGCCCAAACATGAAAGCAATCACCAACGCAGAGACTACCGAAGTTCTCGGCGACACGTTTGTAAAAGGTTTGAAATACAAAGACACAAAGACAGGTGAAGAGCACGAACTCGCGGTTACCGGCGTCTTTGTTGAGATCGGCTTCGTACCAAACACTGAATTCTTAAAGGGAGTGGTTGACCTCGACCCAGTCGGTAGGATTAAAGTCGACGGTAAGAGCCAGCGTTCTTCTCTAGAAGGCATTTGGGCCGCCGGAGACTGCTCAGACGCGCTCTACCACCAGAACAACATCGCCGCAGGAGACGCGATCAAAGCGCTTGAGGATATCTACAACTATCTCAACTTATAG
- a CDS encoding ATP phosphoribosyltransferase regulatory subunit, whose product MISIAHTSQKTTDQALVCAATVAEQYGFLPIESVMPEYGSQSRSKTIPQTTYVNPFENELAKIMQSYVDHGHADLKEPTLIYQHGAFSGGKKKNAGNVLFGLHAIGLSHSIAEALLVKTALATLEELGITEYRVHVNSIGDRDSAARFTKELTNFLRKHINDIPANIRQTMKQDVSYAYDQLLKKQHELCSRAPTTVEFLTEPSRQHLREVLEYLEVAQVEYELNPSLIGHHDCYSKTLFEIRAPGNSADEEIVVYARGGRYDELSQRAFHEKVPAAGIIFEYEKRGRLTKTLQKKKEQKPKFYFIQLGFESRLRSLAIIETLRKARVPVYQTLGKDQLSAQLELARVLGIPYCVIMGQKEALERSVIVRNMDTCSQQIVAVDELPRYLKSL is encoded by the coding sequence ATGATATCGATTGCACACACATCACAGAAAACAACCGACCAGGCGCTTGTGTGTGCCGCAACGGTGGCTGAGCAATACGGCTTCCTTCCGATTGAATCAGTTATGCCGGAGTATGGCTCACAAAGCCGATCGAAGACAATACCGCAGACCACTTATGTAAACCCTTTTGAGAACGAGCTCGCGAAGATTATGCAATCATATGTCGACCACGGACATGCCGATCTTAAAGAGCCCACTTTGATTTATCAACACGGCGCATTCTCTGGAGGAAAAAAGAAGAATGCAGGGAATGTACTCTTTGGGCTTCACGCGATTGGGCTCTCGCACAGTATCGCCGAAGCACTCCTCGTGAAGACCGCACTCGCGACTCTTGAGGAGTTGGGAATCACCGAGTACCGAGTGCACGTGAATAGTATCGGCGACCGAGATTCAGCGGCACGTTTTACCAAAGAACTCACCAACTTCCTGCGCAAACACATAAATGATATACCAGCAAACATTCGGCAGACAATGAAGCAAGATGTGTCTTACGCGTACGATCAGCTCCTCAAGAAACAACATGAGCTCTGCTCACGTGCACCAACCACTGTCGAGTTTCTGACCGAGCCGAGCCGGCAACATCTCCGGGAGGTTCTTGAATACCTTGAGGTTGCGCAAGTTGAGTATGAACTCAATCCGTCCCTGATTGGACATCATGACTGTTATTCAAAAACACTTTTTGAGATACGTGCGCCGGGAAACTCCGCAGATGAAGAGATAGTGGTCTACGCCCGCGGTGGTCGTTATGATGAGCTTTCACAGAGAGCATTCCATGAAAAGGTTCCCGCTGCCGGCATCATCTTTGAATATGAGAAAAGAGGACGACTCACAAAAACACTCCAGAAAAAGAAAGAGCAAAAACCAAAATTCTATTTCATTCAGCTTGGATTTGAGTCTCGCCTGAGAAGTCTCGCCATAATTGAAACACTCCGCAAAGCACGAGTTCCGGTCTACCAGACGCTTGGCAAAGACCAGCTCTCCGCGCAACTTGAACTCGCACGAGTCCTCGGTATTCCGTATTGCGTGATCATGGGGCAAAAAGAAGCACTTGAAAGATCAGTGATTGTTCGTAATATGGACACCTGTTCACAGCAGATCGTCGCGGTTGATGAGCTGCCGAGATACCTGAAGAGTCTTTAG
- a CDS encoding MBL fold metallo-hydrolase: MVISYHGGEFVKITQGDTTLAFNPISKDSKLSGAKFGADIVLISTDDKDMNGVEQVTYGDRAPFVIQGPGEYEVEKVFIKGFPSTSHYGGKERPNTIYIVTMDGMNLCFLGALSEKEINTKVFEDIDSIDILFVPIGGEGVLSSSDAHRVAVKIEPRVIVPIHYGAVGEKGALKIFLKEEGAEEVKPIEKLTLKKKDVEGKNGEVVVLAE; encoded by the coding sequence ATGGTAATCAGCTATCACGGTGGGGAATTCGTTAAAATCACGCAGGGTGACACAACGCTTGCGTTTAACCCGATCTCAAAAGACTCAAAGCTCTCGGGAGCAAAGTTTGGTGCGGACATTGTACTTATTTCGACAGACGACAAAGATATGAACGGCGTCGAACAAGTGACCTACGGCGATCGAGCTCCATTTGTTATCCAGGGACCCGGTGAGTACGAGGTTGAGAAAGTCTTTATCAAAGGATTCCCTTCAACATCACACTATGGAGGTAAGGAGCGCCCCAATACGATCTACATCGTCACTATGGACGGGATGAATCTTTGCTTTCTTGGTGCACTTTCTGAAAAAGAAATTAATACGAAGGTCTTTGAGGACATCGACTCGATCGACATACTCTTTGTACCCATCGGTGGGGAAGGAGTCTTGAGCTCTTCTGACGCCCACCGCGTCGCGGTGAAGATCGAACCAAGGGTCATTGTTCCGATTCACTATGGCGCGGTTGGTGAGAAGGGCGCGCTTAAGATATTCCTGAAAGAGGAGGGGGCCGAAGAAGTGAAGCCGATAGAGAAGTTAACGCTCAAGAAGAAAGATGTTGAAGGGAAGAACGGTGAGGTTGTTGTTCTTGCCGAGTAA
- the ftsA gene encoding cell division protein FtsA, whose protein sequence is MARNIITGIDIGTYQVKIVIAEYTKGKDRSFPRIIGTGFAESKGLRHGYIINASDIIRSIKIALKQAEEAAQVRVKNAYLSIGGVGLEEVYSKGEVIITRADGEITDLDTKKAFEDSEEKARPKIANRKIIHTIPVTFRVDGLPVLGRAIGMRGSRLEVETLLVTCLEQHLGDLIQAVEEAGVEVDDVMASPIAASLITLTKAQKMAGCVLANIGSETVSIVVFEDNVPISLKVFPIGSTDITNDIALGLKVSLEEAEQIKRGAITGATYPKKKLDEIIIARLSDIFELIDNHLKKIGKNGLLPAGIIITGGGSGIATIEDLAKAALKLPSKLATVRFGDRTKVKDSSWAVAYGLCVWGLTANEDDGPVGIQLAHKTRVNLVQWIKQFLP, encoded by the coding sequence ATGGCAAGAAACATCATCACCGGCATCGACATTGGCACCTACCAGGTGAAGATTGTTATTGCAGAGTACACAAAAGGAAAAGACCGATCTTTCCCCCGGATCATCGGAACCGGTTTTGCCGAATCAAAAGGACTCAGGCATGGGTACATAATCAACGCAAGTGATATTATCCGCAGTATCAAGATTGCGTTGAAACAAGCCGAAGAAGCGGCACAGGTCCGAGTCAAAAACGCCTATCTCTCAATAGGTGGTGTCGGGCTCGAGGAAGTATATTCAAAAGGTGAAGTGATAATCACTCGCGCAGACGGCGAGATCACCGACCTTGATACCAAAAAAGCATTTGAAGACAGCGAAGAGAAGGCGCGTCCAAAGATCGCCAACCGAAAGATCATCCACACTATCCCGGTTACTTTCCGTGTCGACGGTCTACCTGTGCTTGGTCGCGCTATTGGTATGCGCGGTTCACGCCTCGAAGTTGAAACACTCTTGGTCACCTGTCTTGAGCAACATCTCGGTGACCTGATCCAAGCTGTGGAAGAAGCGGGAGTTGAGGTTGATGATGTTATGGCCTCCCCGATTGCTGCAAGTCTAATCACACTCACAAAAGCACAAAAAATGGCCGGGTGTGTTCTCGCAAATATTGGTTCGGAGACTGTGTCTATTGTTGTGTTTGAGGACAATGTACCAATCTCACTTAAGGTATTTCCCATTGGATCCACTGACATCACAAACGATATTGCACTTGGACTCAAAGTCTCGCTTGAAGAGGCTGAGCAGATCAAACGCGGTGCGATAACCGGCGCAACCTACCCAAAAAAGAAACTTGATGAAATCATTATTGCTCGTCTCTCGGATATTTTTGAGCTTATCGACAACCACCTCAAGAAAATCGGTAAAAACGGACTCCTCCCTGCCGGAATCATTATCACCGGTGGCGGCTCGGGTATCGCAACCATTGAAGACCTCGCTAAGGCCGCACTGAAACTTCCGTCTAAACTCGCAACGGTCCGTTTTGGTGACCGCACAAAAGTGAAGGACTCATCGTGGGCAGTTGCATACGGTCTGTGTGTATGGGGTCTCACTGCAAACGAGGATGACGGACCAGTTGGTATCCAACTTGCACACAAAACACGAGTGAATCTTGTGCAGTGGATCAAGCAATTCCTTCCTTAG
- the ybeY gene encoding rRNA maturation RNase YbeY has product MEDQNLSITTTLKGKTPRLPFVRMKEEVLGKRYSLSLVFIGDQRARTLNKRFRNKDYVPDVLSFPLEKTVGEIFINPYQARRRARDFDMNTDQFIALLFIHGMLHLKGLRHGSTMERKERAYLDRLYS; this is encoded by the coding sequence ATGGAGGATCAGAATCTCTCGATCACCACAACACTGAAAGGCAAGACCCCGCGCTTGCCTTTTGTTCGTATGAAGGAAGAGGTACTCGGAAAGCGGTACTCGCTCAGCTTAGTATTCATTGGTGATCAGCGCGCGCGAACACTCAACAAGAGATTCCGCAACAAAGACTACGTCCCCGATGTGCTCTCGTTCCCACTCGAGAAGACAGTTGGCGAGATATTCATCAATCCTTATCAAGCAAGACGACGTGCGAGAGATTTTGATATGAATACCGATCAATTCATCGCGCTACTCTTTATCCACGGGATGCTTCATTTGAAAGGACTCAGGCATGGTAGTACAATGGAAAGAAAGGAGCGTGCGTACTTAGACCGTCTGTACAGCTAG
- the gyrA gene encoding DNA gyrase subunit A, translated as MAEKKPNKNKAPAYDQIIPQGIGEEMQQAYLDYAMTVITSRALPDVRDGLKPVHRRILFTMHQMGLTSSARFRKSAAVVGDVLGKFHPHGDTAVYDALAKLAQDFTTRYPLIIGQGNFGSVDGDAPAAMRYTEAKMAKLSGEYLRDIEKETVEWRGNYDNTRKEPVVFPAAAPGLLLNGTLGIAVGMATNIPPHNLTEVTNATVHLIDNPKATTEDLMEFVKGPDFPSGCVAFNTKDIHQAYASGKGGVVVRGVAEIVEDKKGSPQIVISSIPYRVNKADLITKIADLVRDKKVEGIKGLRDESTKDTRVVIDLKGSSHPQTVLNTLYKHTQLEETFHYNMVALVDGVPQTLSLKSILESFITHRKQVVTRRTEFELKKAEAREHILLGLKKALDHIDAIIKTIKKSKDASAAHTALMKEFKLSELQATAILEMRLQKLAGLERKKIEDELKEVQLLIEELKELLKSEKKIFGVVKEELKELAKVYGDERRTQIMTRGAKSLSVEDLIPEEESVLVFTKGGYVKRTNPNEYKRQKRGGVGVVDLSTKEEDVVTRFLTTSTHSDLLFFTDKGKVYQIKMYDIPEGRRATKGKSIMNFLSISQDEHVTSILAVPKETKKDDLSLLMVTRNGVAKRVPAESFFDVRRSGLIAITLKSDDVLKSASFVKNGEGVVVVTQEGQSIRFKSSDIRKMGRTAAGVIGIKLTKDDKVVGAEVICAEYEKPELLVLTATGYGKKTSLSEYKVQKRGGSGIKTAKVTNKTGNIIAMAVVDGAEGEVVAVSQKGQVIRTGVDEIPSLSRQTQGVRVMKLRAGDQVASMAFV; from the coding sequence ATGGCAGAAAAGAAGCCCAATAAAAACAAAGCGCCGGCGTACGATCAGATCATTCCGCAAGGGATTGGCGAGGAAATGCAGCAAGCATACCTTGACTATGCGATGACGGTCATTACTTCGCGCGCGCTCCCTGATGTACGCGACGGACTGAAGCCGGTCCACCGACGTATTCTCTTTACCATGCATCAAATGGGGCTCACTTCAAGTGCGCGTTTCCGTAAGTCGGCTGCGGTAGTTGGAGATGTGCTCGGTAAATTCCACCCACATGGTGATACTGCGGTCTACGATGCGCTTGCAAAACTCGCGCAGGATTTCACTACCCGCTATCCGCTCATTATCGGTCAAGGCAACTTCGGTTCAGTCGATGGTGATGCTCCGGCGGCGATGCGTTACACCGAGGCGAAGATGGCAAAGCTCTCAGGTGAATACCTTCGGGACATTGAAAAAGAGACGGTAGAGTGGCGTGGCAACTATGACAACACGCGCAAGGAGCCAGTAGTCTTTCCTGCTGCCGCACCGGGGTTGCTCCTTAATGGCACACTTGGTATCGCGGTTGGTATGGCAACAAATATTCCGCCACACAATCTCACTGAGGTTACTAACGCGACAGTGCATCTTATTGATAACCCAAAAGCGACCACCGAGGACCTCATGGAGTTTGTGAAGGGGCCAGACTTCCCAAGTGGTTGTGTCGCGTTTAATACGAAAGATATTCACCAGGCATACGCAAGCGGAAAGGGTGGTGTTGTGGTGCGTGGTGTTGCTGAAATCGTTGAAGACAAGAAGGGGAGTCCGCAAATCGTTATTTCATCAATACCGTATCGTGTGAACAAGGCGGATCTTATTACCAAGATCGCCGATTTGGTGCGCGATAAAAAAGTTGAGGGCATCAAGGGGCTTCGCGATGAGTCAACTAAAGATACACGCGTGGTGATCGACCTCAAAGGAAGTTCACACCCACAAACCGTACTCAACACACTTTACAAACATACGCAGCTTGAAGAAACATTTCACTACAATATGGTTGCGCTCGTTGATGGGGTGCCGCAAACACTTTCGCTTAAGAGTATCCTCGAGTCGTTTATCACACACCGTAAGCAGGTAGTGACTCGCCGTACAGAGTTTGAACTCAAGAAAGCAGAGGCGCGCGAGCACATCTTGCTCGGCCTTAAGAAGGCACTTGATCATATTGATGCAATCATTAAGACGATTAAAAAGTCGAAAGACGCATCTGCGGCGCACACCGCACTCATGAAGGAGTTCAAACTTTCAGAACTTCAAGCAACCGCGATTCTCGAGATGCGCCTTCAAAAGTTGGCAGGACTCGAACGCAAAAAGATCGAAGACGAACTCAAAGAGGTCCAGCTACTTATCGAGGAGCTCAAAGAATTACTCAAGAGTGAGAAAAAGATATTCGGTGTGGTTAAGGAGGAACTTAAGGAGCTTGCGAAGGTATACGGTGATGAGCGACGTACACAAATAATGACGCGTGGCGCAAAATCGCTGTCTGTTGAAGATCTTATCCCCGAGGAAGAGAGTGTCTTAGTTTTCACGAAAGGCGGCTATGTGAAGCGAACCAATCCGAATGAATATAAACGACAGAAACGCGGGGGTGTCGGTGTCGTCGACCTCAGTACCAAGGAAGAAGATGTGGTGACACGCTTCCTTACGACAAGCACACACAGTGACCTGCTCTTCTTTACTGACAAAGGGAAGGTCTATCAGATCAAGATGTACGATATTCCTGAAGGACGACGTGCAACAAAAGGAAAGTCAATCATGAATTTCCTCTCAATCTCACAAGATGAGCATGTGACCTCTATCCTTGCTGTCCCCAAAGAGACCAAGAAAGACGACCTATCACTCCTGATGGTGACAAGGAACGGTGTAGCAAAGCGTGTTCCGGCTGAGAGTTTCTTTGATGTTCGTCGTAGTGGGCTTATCGCGATCACTCTTAAGAGCGATGACGTGTTGAAATCTGCCTCTTTTGTGAAAAACGGAGAGGGGGTGGTTGTTGTGACTCAAGAAGGACAATCAATCCGGTTTAAGAGCTCTGATATCCGCAAGATGGGTCGCACGGCAGCGGGAGTCATCGGGATAAAGCTCACTAAAGACGATAAGGTTGTTGGTGCTGAGGTGATCTGTGCGGAATACGAGAAGCCGGAATTGCTGGTCTTAACAGCGACTGGTTACGGGAAGAAGACTTCGCTCTCCGAGTACAAGGTACAAAAACGCGGCGGATCAGGTATCAAGACTGCTAAAGTAACCAATAAAACAGGAAATATTATTGCGATGGCAGTAGTAGACGGTGCAGAAGGTGAGGTGGTCGCAGTATCTCAAAAAGGACAAGTAATCCGCACCGGTGTAGATGAGATTCCGTCACTTTCACGTCAGACACAAGGTGTGCGCGTCATGAAACTTCGCGCAGGTGACCAAGTTGCTTCGATGGCGTTTGTATAA
- the ftsZ gene encoding cell division protein FtsZ, which translates to MKKVQPDVEAFARIRVIGVGGSGNNAVNHMVNSKVRGVDFIAINTDAQDLHNSLAKKKIHIGKNLTRGLGTGMNPEKGKRAAEETTEETQEVLKGSDMVFVTCGMGGGTGTGAAPVVAHLARESGALTVAVVTKPFSFEGQQRMRLAELGLEELKKEVDALVVIPNDRLLAVVQRETSVKNAFAMCDDILKQAVEGISDLITMPGIINVDFADIRAVMDNAGSALMGIGTASGEKRTEDAAKAAISSPLLEVSIAGAKGVLFAVAGGDDLSMLEIQDAAKVITESIDPNARVIFGTVVDDSLKKNEVKVTVIATGFPENVIHGSKNSSLFGLPKKEDESEGGEKKESKIYNSVSILGGSTNIEKKIEKKEEVKEEKEPTHKKEGVDNDDDNDDWGAVPAFLRRSKLK; encoded by the coding sequence ATGAAAAAGGTACAACCAGACGTAGAAGCATTTGCACGAATACGTGTTATTGGAGTCGGTGGCTCAGGAAACAACGCGGTAAACCACATGGTGAACTCAAAGGTCCGCGGTGTGGACTTTATCGCTATAAACACAGACGCACAGGATCTCCACAACTCACTCGCGAAGAAGAAGATCCATATCGGAAAAAATCTCACGCGTGGGCTTGGGACTGGCATGAATCCTGAGAAAGGAAAGCGAGCAGCCGAGGAAACCACCGAAGAGACTCAGGAAGTCCTCAAAGGTTCCGACATGGTGTTTGTCACCTGTGGTATGGGTGGTGGTACCGGAACCGGTGCCGCGCCAGTTGTCGCTCATCTTGCTCGCGAATCGGGCGCGCTCACTGTCGCGGTTGTCACGAAGCCATTCTCATTTGAAGGGCAGCAGCGTATGCGCCTCGCGGAACTTGGTCTTGAGGAACTCAAGAAAGAAGTTGACGCACTTGTCGTCATCCCGAACGACCGCCTGCTCGCGGTCGTACAGCGTGAGACTTCGGTCAAGAACGCCTTTGCTATGTGTGACGATATCCTCAAGCAAGCCGTCGAGGGTATCTCAGACCTCATCACGATGCCAGGTATCATCAATGTCGACTTTGCCGACATTCGGGCGGTTATGGATAACGCAGGTTCAGCACTTATGGGGATTGGTACTGCCTCAGGAGAGAAACGCACCGAAGACGCTGCGAAAGCCGCGATTAGCTCACCACTCCTTGAGGTGTCAATTGCAGGCGCGAAAGGTGTTCTCTTTGCGGTCGCAGGTGGTGATGATCTCTCAATGCTTGAGATCCAGGACGCAGCAAAAGTCATCACCGAATCAATCGACCCAAATGCCCGCGTCATATTTGGAACAGTTGTTGATGATTCACTTAAGAAAAACGAGGTGAAGGTCACTGTTATTGCAACCGGATTCCCTGAGAACGTTATTCATGGAAGCAAAAACTCCTCTCTCTTTGGACTCCCCAAGAAAGAAGATGAGAGCGAAGGAGGAGAAAAAAAAGAGAGCAAAATATATAATTCAGTATCAATACTCGGTGGGTCAACAAATATCGAGAAGAAGATCGAGAAGAAGGAAGAGGTAAAGGAAGAAAAAGAACCCACCCACAAAAAGGAAGGTGTTGACAACGATGACGACAACGACGATTGGGGTGCAGTTCCCGCATTCTTGCGACGATCAAAGCTTAAATAA
- the rpsU gene encoding 30S ribosomal protein S21, whose translation MINVEVTKKNNENITNLIRRFTKRMQGSGVLRRVRKIRYWDRPASDFKKKQTALRKMGRREEFEKLYKQGKISMERGRRRF comes from the coding sequence ATGATTAATGTTGAAGTAACAAAAAAGAATAACGAGAATATAACAAATCTGATTCGTCGCTTCACCAAGCGCATGCAAGGATCTGGCGTTCTTCGTCGTGTTCGGAAGATCCGTTACTGGGATCGTCCCGCCTCAGACTTCAAAAAAAAGCAGACCGCACTGCGTAAGATGGGTCGTCGTGAGGAGTTTGAAAAACTCTATAAGCAGGGCAAGATCTCAATGGAGCGCGGTCGACGACGATTTTAA